The Coffea eugenioides isolate CCC68of chromosome 8, Ceug_1.0, whole genome shotgun sequence genome has a segment encoding these proteins:
- the LOC113779793 gene encoding MICOS complex subunit MIC19, with protein MGESSFTIQISTNLVDQLADDSGKLKRKTRKAKPKLPQDAKTPQQSLSKQKQVSDDSKILKVPPAAGWPLQPPLYLPPPPVQPANAELEAIQSVLKESENVVEKLQKQEADMLQEVTERAKDLHAKEFKLPQQKPVPCLEKYEACLKCYEENTRDSLRCQFLVNDYADCVRKIRRLVSSEDK; from the coding sequence ATGGGGGAATCATCCTTTACAATTCAGATTAGTACCAATTTAGTTGACCAGCTAGCTGATGATAGTGGAAAGCTGAAAAGGAAAACTAGGAAAGCAAAGCCAAAGCTGCCACAGGATGCTAAAACTCCTCAGCAATCCCTTTCTAAGCAAAAGCAGGTCTCTGATGATTCTAAGATCCTTAAAGTGCCACCTGCAGCTGGATGGCCGCTTCAGCCTCCTCTATACTTGCCACCTCCTCCTGTGCAACCTGCTAATGCAGAGTTAGAAGCAATTCAGTCTGTCCTGAAAGAGAGTGAAAATGTTGTGGAGAAGCTGCAAAAGCAGGAGGCCGACATGCTGCAGGAAGTCACTGAAAGAGCTAAGGATCTCCATGCTAAAGAGTTCAAGCTTCCACAGCAGAAGCCCGTGCCCTGTTTAGAGAAGTATGAGGCCTGCCTGAAGTGTTACGAGGAGAACACTCGGGACTCTCTAAGATGTCAATTTTTGGTCAATGATTATGCTGATTGTGTGCGTAAAATTAGGCGGTTAGTCAGCTCAGAGGATAAATAG